A DNA window from Onthophagus taurus isolate NC chromosome 1, IU_Otau_3.0, whole genome shotgun sequence contains the following coding sequences:
- the LOC111429324 gene encoding kelch domain-containing protein 4, protein MGKKDKNKKKGKGAEKTAVKTEKKMSSKLKKELEAKGEEDIETILAQLEKEEKARLKVTETLVEPPSRRLNFSLVAHPLKEELILFGGEFYNGQKTFLYNDLYFYNIPNNTWTILKAPGAPPPRCSHQMVVNSVNKGQLWIFGGEFSSPTQSQFYHYRDLWLFNLSAKTWEKIQAPNGPSARSGHRMVYHKKMIFVFGGFHDNLRDYKYFNDLFCFNTETYSWHKIEAPGSVPNPRSGCCFVPLIDGKLLVYGGYSKEKLKKDVDKGHFYTDSFSLVQDKNDQTGLKWKWTQTKLSGISPSSRCSMPITIAPNGYAYSFGGVFDVEEDEEILRGKFFNDFFSLDLEKNNWRLITLQKRKDKTKLKQECSEAMDEDDKKDDEEEITKEETTTIADDGVFKVTIGPAASTSNTTQMESGKDDDVFTPCPRMNCGLAVKHGILYLYGGMFEDGDRQVTLCDFYSLDLKKLDEWKTIIGDTETQEWMDSDSESDEDESDDEEGDDKSGEEDMETD, encoded by the exons atggggaagaaagataaaaataaaaagaaaggtaAAGGTGCGGAAAAAACGGCGgttaaaaccgaaaaaaagatgagctcaaaattaaaaaaagaacttgAAGCTAAAGGTGAG GAAGACATAGAAACGATTCTGGCACAacttgaaaaagaagaaaaagcaCGATTAAAAGTAACAGAAACTTTGGTTGAACCACCATCGAGAAGGTTAAATTTCAGTCTTGTTGCTCATCCGTTAAAagaggaattaattttattcggTGGCGAATTTTATAATGGccaaaaa acttttctttataacgatctttatttttacaacATCCCAAACAACACTTGGACTATTTTAAAAGCACCCGGTGCCCCCCCACCAAGATGTAGTCACCAAATGGTGGTTAATTCAGTAAATAAAGGCCAATTATGGATTTTTGGTGGTGAATTTTCGAGTCCAACTCAATCTCAATTTTATCACTATCGAGATCTTtggttatttaatttatctgCTAAAACATGGGAGAAAATCCAAGCTCCAAATGGACCAAGTGCTCGAAGTGGTCATAGGATggtttatcataaaaaaatgatctTTGTGTTTGGGGGGTTTCACGATAATTTAAGAGATTATAAATACTTCAATGatctattttgttttaatactgAAACATATTCTTGGCATAAAATTGAAGCCCCAGGAAGTGTTCCAAATCCCAGGTCAGGTTGTTGTTTCGTTCCTTTAATTGATGGAAAGCTTTTGGTTTATGGAGGTtatagtaaagaaaaattaaaaaaggatgTTGATAAAGGACATTTTTATACTGATTCTTTTTCATTGGTGCAAGATAAAAATGATCAAACTGGGTTAAAATGGAAATGGACCCAAACAAAACTTTCGGGGATTTCACCTTCATCAAGATGTAGCATGCCCATAACTATTGCACCAAATGGATATGCATATTCTTTTGGGGGCGTTTTTGATGTTGAGGAAGATGAGGAAATATTACGCGGGAAATtcttcaatgatttttttagtttagatttagaaaaaaataattggagATTAATTACTCTGCAAAAACGTAaagataaaactaaattaaaacagGAATGTTCTGAAGCAATGGACGAAGATGATAAAAAAGatgatgaagaagaaattacaaaagaaGAAACCACTACCATAGCTGATGATGGTGTTTTTAAGGTTACAATAGGCCCTGCTGCTTCAACTTCAAACACAACTCAGATGGAGAGTGGAAAAGATGATGATGTTTTCACACCTTGTCCAAGAATGAATTGTGGTTTAGCTGTCAAACATGGTATTTTGTATTTGTATGGGGGAATGTTTGAGGATGGTGACCGTCAAGTTACTTTATGTGATTTTTATtcattggatttaaaaaaattggatgaatGGAAAACGATTATTGGTGATACAGAAACTCAGGAATGGATGGATTCAGATTCAGAATCGGATGAGGATGAAAGTGATGATGAGGAAGGAGATGATAAATCAGGCGAAGAAGATATGGAAACTgattaa